GGCCGGCACCTGGGCTACGAGTACGCGCGCACGCACAACCCCACGCGCGAGGCGCTGGAGCGCAACGTGGCGGCGCTGGAGGGCGGCACGCACGGCATCGCCTTCGCCAGCGGCCTGGCGGCAACGGACACGCTGGCCAAGCTGTGGGACGCTGGCGACCACGTGGTGTGCGGCGAGGGCGTCTACGGCGGCACCTTTCGCCTCTTCGCCAAGGTCTTCGCGCGTCTGGGGATGGAGTTCTCCTTCGTGGACAGCGGCAACCTGGACGAGATCCGCGCCGCCATGCGCCCCAACACGCGCATGGTGCACGTGGAGACGCCCACCAACCCGATGATGCGCATCTCCGACATCGCCGGGGCGGCGGAGATCGCGCACGCGGGCGGCGCGGTGCTGAGCGTGGACAACACCTTTGCCTCGCCCTACAACCAGAACCCGCTGGCGCTGGGCGCGGACGTGGTGCTGCACTCCACGACGAAGTACATCAACGGCCACTCGGACATGGTGGGCGGGATGCTCGTCACGTCGAACGACGACCTGCACGAGCGCCTCCGCTTCCTGCAGAACGCGGCCGGCGGCGTGCCGGGACCGTGGGACTCGTGGCTGGCGCTGCGCGGCACCAAGACGCTGCACCTGCGCATGCAGGCGCACAACGCCAACGGCCAGCGCATCGCGGAGTACCTGGAAGGGCATCCCAAGGTGGTGAAGGCGTTCTACCCGGGCCTGCCCTCCCACCCGCAGCACGAGCTGGCGAAGTCGCAGATGCGCGGCTTCACGGGGATGATCTCGGTGGAGCTGGGGACGATGGACCGCGCGCGCGCCTTCGTGAACAACGTGCGCATCTTCGCCCTGGCCGAGTCGTTGGGCGGCGTGGAGAGCCTCATCGGCCACCCCGCCCTGATGACGCACGCCTCCGTCCCCGCCGAGCGCCGCATCGCCATGGGCCTCTCCGACGCCCTCGTCCGCCTCTCCTGCGGCGTCGAGGACGCGGACGACCTCATCGCCGACATCAACCAGGCACTGGCGAAGGCCTGAAGCAGTCAGTCGAGCGGATGAAGAAAGGGAGGCATGACGCTCGTGCCTCCCTTCTTCATTCACCCCACGGCACGCCGTTCCGGCTGCACGGGCGCCCCGCGCTCGGGTCTCCCGTAGTGCGGCCAGGCGTACTGCACGCGCATCTCTTCGAGAATCGCCTCCGCCCTTGCTTCGTCGGCCTCGGTGTGCTTCGCTCGTAGTCTGCGCCGCAGCGTTTGGCTCACTTCTACGATATAGTAGTCCGTCTTCTCCTTCGGGAGGTCCGCGACGTGCTTTCCCTCCACCTCGCCAATCTCGTCTAGCAGCTGTACCGCCAGCTTGTTCTCGGAGAGCGGGAACCCTCTGTCTCGACGCGTTCCCAGGCGATCGCGCTGGTAGAGCTGGAGCGTGGTCTCGTATACCGCGTGGATGGCGTCGCCCTCCGGCACCTCGTTCAGGATCTCGAACATGCTCACCTCCGTAACTCGAGGAGATCAAAGCACCCCCTCCGCAGATCCTCGATCCGATATTCGAGGGAGAGCGGATGGGCGCGCTCGGAAACGGGAACTTCCGGTACTCTTCCCTCCAGCCGGTCGAACGGAATGACGTACAGCACGGGTCGAAAATCCGGGATCTTCGCCTCCTCCACGACTGCCTCGATCTGGTGGTACTGCGCAGCGGTGATCGCGCCAGATTCGCGCTTTGCCTCCGCCCCAGTCATGATGCCGGCGGCGTTCCGCTCGATTGCACGGCTGTGGAGATCGCCACGCCGTGTCTCCTCCTCCAGGTTTCGGTAGATCTCGGCCGGGCTGGAGCTCGGTGGGATGTTGAAGTGGCGCGGGGCGGTGATGCCGTCGTAGAACGCCGTGCACCAGGCGTAGTGCACGCCGTAGAAGCGCTCCGCGATGGAGTACGCGAGCCAGGTGCTCGCGGAGTAGAGGATGAGGGGCGTTTTCATGCCGCGGAAGCGCTCCAGGGACGGGTGGTGGCGTCGTCTCGATGGAGCCATACTATACAGGCGCAACAGGACTTACAAGCGCCCGCCGCAAACTGGTTCGCGCGGTGGCGCAGAGGGGATTTGATCCGCAACCCAGGCGCCTGTATCATCCCCGAACCGGAGTACCTCCTCCTCCAGACGACCGGCATTCGTGAAGATCCTGATCGTGGGCAACGGCGGGCGCGAGCACGCTCTCCTGTGGAAGCTGCGGCGCGACGCACCCGGCGCCGAGTTCTACGTCACCAACCCCAACGGTGGGATGCGCGGGGCCACCGCCGTCCCCCTGGCGGCGGGCGAGATCCAGGCGCTCGCCGCGTGGGTGCAGGCCAACGGCGTCGACCTCACCATCGTGGGCCCGGAGGCGCCGCTGGCCGCCGGGATCGCGGACCACTTCGCGGACCGGGGACTCGCCGTCTTCGGGCCGTGCAAGGCGGCGGCGGCCATCGAAAGCTCCAAGAGCTTCGCCAAGGCGCTGATGAAACGCCACGGCATCCCCACCGCCGATTTCCGCGCCTTCGACAAGCTTCCGGATGCCGAGGCGTACCTGCGCGAAGTGGGCGCGCCGGTGGTGGTGAAGGCGTCCGGGCTGGCCGCCGGAAAGGGCGTTGTTGTGTGCGAAACGCTCGATCAGGCGTTTACCGCGGTGCGCGAGATGCTCGGCGGCACCGCGTACGGCATCGCAGGCGCCGAGGTGGTGATCGAGGAGTTCATGCACGGCGAGGAGCTCTCCGTCTTCGCGCTCACGGACGGCACCGACGTCGTCGCCATGCTCCCCGCGCAGGACCACAAGCGCATCGGCGAGGGAGAGACGGGACCCAACACGGGCGGGATGGGTGCCTACGCGCCGGTTTCGCTCGCGACGCCGGAGCTAATGGAGCGCGTCGAGCGCGACATCCTACGCCCCACCGTCGCCGCAATGGCGGAGGAGGGACGCACCTTCCGCGGACTGCTGTACGCGGGGTTGATGCTGACGGAGAGCGGCCCGCGCGTGGTGGAGTTCAACTGCCGCTTCGGAGATCCGGAGACGCAGGTCGTCCTCCCCCTGCTCCGCTCGTCACTGCTGGAGCCGGTGCTGGAGATCGCGCGAGGCGGGAGCATCGCCGGCGCGCGGCTGGAGTGGGACCCCGGCGCCGCCGCGACCACCGTCCTCGCCTCCGCCGGCTACCCAGGCGACTATCCGTCCGGCGTGCCCGTGAGCCTCCCGGCCGACATTGAGGCGGGGGGCGACGTGATCGTCTTCCACGCGGGCACGCGCGAGGAGGAAGGCGCTCTGGTCACCGCGGGCGGGCGCGTGCTGGCCGTCACCGCGCTGGCGCCGACCGTCGCGGAGGCGGCGCGGCGGAGCCGGGAGGCGGCGGAGCGGATCGCGTTCGAGGGAAAGCAGCTGCGCCGCGACATCGGGTGGCGCGAGGTGGCGCGGGCGGGAGGTGGGCGTGCCTGAGCTTCCCGAAGTCGAAACCATCGTCCGGGACCTGGCGTCGTCGGTACGGGGCCGCACCATCAAGGACGTCGAGGTCTTCCATGCGGACCTGATCGAGGGTGAGAGCGCGGCCGAGTTCGCGGCGGCGCTTCGCGGGCGGAGGATCGGCGGGGTGACGCGGCGCGCCAAGAACATCGTCTTCGACCTGGGGCGCGGCGACCGGCTCCTGGTGAACCTGGGGATGACGGGCCGCCTCCTCGTCCCCCGCAAGGGCGAGCCGCTCCCCACCCATCTGGGCGTGCGCATGACGCTCGGGCGCGGGCGCGAGCTCCTCTACGCGGACACGCGGCGCTTCGGCCGGCTCTGGAGGACGGACGAATCGGGGTGGAGCGCGTTCGACGGACGGTTGGGTGTGGAGCCGCTTTCGGACGACTTCAGCGCCGAGCGGCTGTTCGAGATGACGCGCCGCTCCCGCGTGGCCGTGAAGACGTGGCTGATGGACCAGGCGCGTGTGGTGGGGGTCGGGAACATCTACGCCAGCGAAGC
Above is a window of Longimicrobium sp. DNA encoding:
- a CDS encoding cystathionine gamma-synthase; amino-acid sequence: MMHDDSAEAAAHRFATLAVHAGQTPDPTTGAIMTPVYQTSTYVQPELGRHLGYEYARTHNPTREALERNVAALEGGTHGIAFASGLAATDTLAKLWDAGDHVVCGEGVYGGTFRLFAKVFARLGMEFSFVDSGNLDEIRAAMRPNTRMVHVETPTNPMMRISDIAGAAEIAHAGGAVLSVDNTFASPYNQNPLALGADVVLHSTTKYINGHSDMVGGMLVTSNDDLHERLRFLQNAAGGVPGPWDSWLALRGTKTLHLRMQAHNANGQRIAEYLEGHPKVVKAFYPGLPSHPQHELAKSQMRGFTGMISVELGTMDRARAFVNNVRIFALAESLGGVESLIGHPALMTHASVPAERRIAMGLSDALVRLSCGVEDADDLIADINQALAKA
- the purD gene encoding phosphoribosylamine--glycine ligase, whose amino-acid sequence is MKILIVGNGGREHALLWKLRRDAPGAEFYVTNPNGGMRGATAVPLAAGEIQALAAWVQANGVDLTIVGPEAPLAAGIADHFADRGLAVFGPCKAAAAIESSKSFAKALMKRHGIPTADFRAFDKLPDAEAYLREVGAPVVVKASGLAAGKGVVVCETLDQAFTAVREMLGGTAYGIAGAEVVIEEFMHGEELSVFALTDGTDVVAMLPAQDHKRIGEGETGPNTGGMGAYAPVSLATPELMERVERDILRPTVAAMAEEGRTFRGLLYAGLMLTESGPRVVEFNCRFGDPETQVVLPLLRSSLLEPVLEIARGGSIAGARLEWDPGAAATTVLASAGYPGDYPSGVPVSLPADIEAGGDVIVFHAGTREEEGALVTAGGRVLAVTALAPTVAEAARRSREAAERIAFEGKQLRRDIGWREVARAGGGRA
- the mutM gene encoding bifunctional DNA-formamidopyrimidine glycosylase/DNA-(apurinic or apyrimidinic site) lyase, with the protein product MPELPEVETIVRDLASSVRGRTIKDVEVFHADLIEGESAAEFAAALRGRRIGGVTRRAKNIVFDLGRGDRLLVNLGMTGRLLVPRKGEPLPTHLGVRMTLGRGRELLYADTRRFGRLWRTDESGWSAFDGRLGVEPLSDDFSAERLFEMTRRSRVAVKTWLMDQARVVGVGNIYASEALFRAGVDPRRPANELTLDEVERIRRATREVLGEAIEFRGTTFLDYRDASGNRGEFYDRLRVYDREDQPCAVCSRPLQRIVQANRSTFFCEDCQR